The following are encoded together in the Corynebacterium jeikeium genome:
- a CDS encoding NADP-dependent isocitrate dehydrogenase codes for MAKIIYTRTDEAPLLATYSLKPIVEAFASTSGVDVETRDISLAARILAAFSDVLPEEQKVDDALAELGELAKTPDANIIKLPNISASIPQLQAAIAELQKAGYDLPDYPSEPKTDEERDAQARYDSVKGSAVNPVLREGNSDRRAPKAVKNFARKYPHSMGKWSPDSKTNVATMEADDFRHNEQSVIMDGDDTLRIQLVKPNGETQVLKEELPVLDKEIIDATVMRAEALSTFFRAQVARAKAEGVLFSVHLKATMMKVSDPIMFGHAVRAYFHDVFEQYGDQLLSAGLNGENGLGAILDALDADKVENAAEIREAFDKALADGPDLAMVNSDKGITNLHVPSDVIVDASMPAMIRTSGQMWNKNDETEDTLAVLPDSSYAGIYQVVIDDCRKNGAFDPTTMGTVPNVGLMAQKAEEYGSHDKTFRIESEGRVQVLNSAGDVLMEHEVAAGDIWRACQAKDIPLQDWVKLAVKRAAATGAPAVFWLDPERAHDRNVQKQVETYLKDHDTEGLDIRILPPEEAMQLSIDRIRAGEDTISVTGNVLRDYLTDLFPIMELGTSAKMLSVVPLIAGGGLFETGAGGSAPKHVAQLVEENHLRWDSLGEFLALAESLRKLQETDDNPRTPILGDALDAATESVLNESKSPSRKVGEIDNRGSHFYLAKFWARELADQTRDAELAEIFKPVADALEANEEKISQELLDIQGHEVDLGGYYWPNDEKTIAVMRPSSTFNEIIDGLNTNK; via the coding sequence ATGGCAAAGATCATCTACACCCGCACCGACGAAGCCCCACTCTTGGCGACGTATTCTTTGAAGCCGATTGTGGAGGCTTTTGCTTCGACCTCTGGAGTGGATGTGGAGACCCGCGATATTTCGCTGGCCGCCCGCATCCTGGCTGCGTTCTCCGACGTGCTGCCCGAGGAGCAGAAGGTTGACGATGCCCTGGCTGAGCTCGGCGAGCTGGCCAAGACCCCGGATGCGAACATCATTAAGCTGCCGAACATCTCTGCGTCTATCCCGCAGCTGCAGGCAGCCATCGCGGAGCTGCAGAAGGCGGGCTACGACCTGCCGGACTATCCGTCCGAGCCGAAGACCGACGAGGAACGCGACGCGCAGGCTCGCTACGACTCCGTGAAGGGCTCCGCAGTTAACCCGGTGCTGCGCGAAGGAAACTCCGACCGCCGCGCCCCGAAGGCCGTGAAGAACTTCGCCCGCAAGTACCCGCACTCCATGGGCAAGTGGTCGCCGGATTCCAAGACGAACGTCGCCACGATGGAGGCCGATGACTTCCGCCACAACGAGCAGTCGGTCATCATGGATGGCGATGACACACTGCGCATCCAGCTGGTCAAGCCGAACGGTGAGACACAGGTGCTGAAGGAAGAGCTGCCGGTGCTGGACAAGGAGATTATTGACGCCACCGTGATGCGCGCCGAGGCTCTCAGCACCTTCTTCCGGGCTCAGGTGGCTCGCGCTAAGGCGGAGGGCGTGCTGTTCTCCGTGCACCTGAAGGCCACGATGATGAAGGTCTCCGACCCGATTATGTTCGGCCACGCGGTGCGCGCATACTTCCACGACGTGTTCGAGCAGTACGGTGACCAGCTGCTGTCGGCAGGCCTGAATGGCGAAAACGGCCTGGGCGCCATCCTGGACGCGCTGGACGCAGACAAGGTAGAAAACGCGGCCGAGATCCGCGAAGCCTTCGACAAGGCTCTGGCCGACGGCCCGGATCTGGCGATGGTGAACTCCGATAAGGGCATCACCAATCTGCACGTCCCTTCCGACGTGATTGTGGACGCATCCATGCCGGCGATGATCCGTACCTCCGGCCAGATGTGGAACAAGAACGACGAGACCGAGGATACGCTGGCGGTTCTGCCGGATTCCTCCTACGCGGGCATCTACCAGGTGGTTATCGATGACTGCCGTAAGAATGGCGCGTTCGACCCGACCACCATGGGCACTGTGCCGAATGTGGGTCTTATGGCGCAGAAGGCGGAGGAGTACGGCTCCCACGACAAGACCTTCCGCATCGAGTCCGAGGGTCGAGTACAGGTGCTGAATAGCGCTGGCGATGTGCTGATGGAGCACGAGGTAGCTGCAGGTGACATCTGGCGTGCTTGCCAGGCCAAGGACATCCCGCTGCAGGACTGGGTAAAGCTGGCCGTGAAGCGCGCCGCCGCTACCGGCGCCCCGGCTGTGTTCTGGCTGGATCCGGAGCGCGCACACGACAGGAACGTGCAGAAGCAGGTGGAGACCTACCTGAAGGATCACGACACTGAGGGTCTGGATATCCGCATTTTGCCTCCGGAAGAGGCCATGCAGCTGTCCATCGACCGCATCCGTGCTGGCGAGGATACGATTTCCGTCACCGGTAACGTGCTGCGCGATTACCTGACGGACCTGTTCCCGATCATGGAGCTGGGCACGTCCGCGAAGATGCTGTCCGTCGTGCCGCTAATCGCCGGCGGTGGCTTGTTCGAGACTGGTGCGGGCGGTTCCGCACCGAAGCACGTGGCGCAGCTGGTGGAGGAGAACCACCTGCGTTGGGATTCCCTAGGTGAGTTCCTGGCCCTGGCGGAGTCCCTGCGCAAGCTGCAGGAGACCGACGACAACCCGCGCACCCCGATCTTGGGTGACGCACTGGATGCCGCCACCGAGTCCGTGCTGAACGAGTCTAAGTCCCCGTCCCGCAAGGTCGGCGAAATCGACAACCGCGGTTCTCACTTCTACCTGGCGAAGTTCTGGGCTCGCGAGCTGGCCGACCAGACTCGCGATGCAGAGCTGGCGGAGATCTTTAAGCCTGTTGCTGACGCCCTCGAGGCCAACGAGGAAAAGATCTCCCAGGAGCTGCTGGATATTCAGGGCCACGAGGTGGATCTGGGCGGTTACTACTGGCCGAACGATGAGAAGACGATCGCTGTGATGCGTCCGTCCTCTACTTTCAACGAGATCATCGACGGTCTGAACACCAACAAGTAG
- a CDS encoding O-acetylhomoserine/O-acetylserine sulfhydrylase, whose product MPKYNNENAEQWGFATRQIHAGQPVGDTGARNLPIHFTTSYVFNDAEHAKQRFHLEDLGPIYSRLTNPTVEALENRLNSLEGGVHAVAFASGMAAETAAILNLAGAGDHIVASPRLYGGTETLLQHTLPKLGIETTFVENPDDPESWRAAVRPNTKAFFAETFANPQADVLSIPAVAEVAHANQVPLIVDNTLATAALVRPLELGADVVVASLTKFYTGNGSGLGGIIVDGGSFDWSVERDGQPVFPGFVNPDPAYHGLKYVDLAPAAFGMKLRAGIIRDTGATLSAFNAWVVAQGLDTLTLRIAKHNENAKAVAEFLAEQPQVATVNYAGLPTSPWFKVKEELGLEYTGSVLSFDLKVDDPTSEEAKEKAWAFIDALQLHSDLANVGDVRSLVVHPATTTHSQSDAHGLARAGVSHATVRLSVGIEDITDIINDLKLGFAAI is encoded by the coding sequence ATGCCGAAGTACAACAACGAGAACGCAGAGCAGTGGGGCTTCGCCACCCGCCAGATCCATGCGGGCCAGCCCGTCGGCGATACCGGCGCGCGCAACCTGCCGATCCACTTCACTACCAGCTACGTCTTCAACGACGCAGAGCACGCCAAGCAGCGCTTCCACCTGGAAGACCTGGGCCCCATCTACTCCCGCCTGACCAACCCCACCGTCGAGGCACTGGAGAACCGCCTGAACTCCCTGGAAGGCGGCGTCCACGCAGTCGCTTTCGCCTCCGGCATGGCTGCTGAGACCGCCGCGATCCTCAACCTCGCCGGCGCAGGCGACCACATCGTCGCCTCCCCGCGCCTCTACGGCGGTACCGAGACCCTGCTGCAGCACACGCTGCCGAAGCTGGGCATCGAAACCACTTTCGTAGAAAACCCCGACGACCCGGAATCCTGGCGGGCTGCCGTCCGCCCGAACACCAAGGCCTTCTTCGCCGAGACTTTCGCAAACCCGCAGGCAGACGTGCTGAGCATCCCGGCCGTCGCGGAGGTCGCCCACGCTAACCAGGTCCCGTTGATCGTGGACAACACCCTGGCCACCGCTGCCCTGGTTCGTCCGCTGGAGCTGGGCGCGGACGTCGTGGTTGCATCCCTGACGAAGTTCTACACGGGCAACGGCTCGGGCCTGGGCGGCATCATCGTCGACGGCGGCTCCTTCGACTGGTCCGTCGAGCGCGATGGCCAGCCGGTCTTCCCCGGCTTCGTCAACCCGGACCCGGCCTACCACGGCCTGAAGTACGTGGACCTGGCCCCGGCGGCTTTCGGCATGAAGCTCCGCGCCGGCATTATCCGCGACACGGGCGCCACCCTCTCCGCGTTCAATGCATGGGTTGTGGCCCAGGGGCTGGATACCCTGACCCTGCGCATCGCCAAGCACAACGAGAACGCGAAGGCCGTGGCGGAGTTCCTGGCCGAGCAGCCGCAGGTGGCCACCGTGAACTATGCGGGCCTGCCGACCTCTCCGTGGTTCAAGGTCAAGGAGGAGCTGGGCTTGGAGTACACCGGCTCTGTTCTGAGCTTCGATCTGAAGGTCGACGACCCGACTTCGGAGGAGGCGAAGGAAAAGGCTTGGGCCTTCATCGACGCTCTACAGCTGCACTCTGACCTGGCGAATGTCGGCGACGTGCGCTCCCTGGTGGTGCACCCAGCTACGACCACCCACTCGCAGTCCGACGCTCATGGTTTGGCCCGCGCAGGTGTGTCCCATGCGACGGTTCGCCTGTCTGTGGGCATCGAAGACATCACCGACATCATCAACGACCTGAAGCTCGGCTTCGCAGCCATCTAA